Proteins encoded by one window of Lathyrus oleraceus cultivar Zhongwan6 chromosome 1, CAAS_Psat_ZW6_1.0, whole genome shotgun sequence:
- the LOC127105225 gene encoding uncharacterized protein LOC127105225, with protein sequence MAYTEEHKVLFSTNMLLEEAENWSNNSHQRLEVVSVEITWTVFRGQFLEKYFPGDVRSKKEIEFLKLKKRNMTVSEYAAKFKELVKLCPNYNCAAVEGSKCIKFENRLRSEIELGIGNQEIRRFPTLVILQGM encoded by the coding sequence ATGGCTTATACTGAAGAACATAAGGTTTTGTTCAGTACTAACATGTTGCTTGAGGAAGCTGAAAATTGGTCGAATAACAGTCACCAGAGACTAGAAGTTGTTAGTGTTGAGATCACTTGGACTGTGTTCAGGGGGCAATTCCTAGAGAAATACTTTCCTGGAGATGTGCGTAGCAAGAAAGAGATTGAATTTCTCAAGCTTAAGAAAAGGAACATGACGGTTTCTGAGTATGCCGCCAAGTTTAAGGAGCTAGTGAAGTTATGTCCTAATTACAATTGTGCAGCTGTGGAGGGATCCAAATGCATTAAGTTTGAGAACAGACTACGATCTGAAATAGAGCTAGGTATTGGTaaccaggagattcgtaggtttcctactCTAGTGATATTACAGGGGATGTAA